TCGGCGACGCCGGGCGCGTCCGCCTGCACGTAGTGGCCGTGGTTGGGGGAGCCGACCATGTCGAAGTTGAGGTACAGCGCGATGTCGTCCCGTTCGTCCGGCGACAGGCCCTTCACGTAGTGCTTCGCGCCGAGCAGCCCCAGCTCCTCGGCCGACCACAGCGCGAACCGCACCGTGTGCGGGTGCCGCCCCGCCGGGCCGCCGGCCTCGGCCAGCCGCAGGGCGGTCTCAAGGACGGCGGCGGAGCCCGAGCCGTTGTCGTTGATGCCCGGCCCCTCGGGGACGGAGTCGAGGTGGGCGCCGGCCAGTACCACGCGGGAGCCGTCGCCGCCCGGGGTCTCCGCGATGACGTTGACGGTGGTCCGTTCCTCGGACAGCTCGGTCAGTTCCAGCCGCAGCCGCACCTCGTGCCCCGAGGCGAGCGCCGCGGCCAGTTCCGCGCCGTCCTCGCGCGTGATGCCGCCGGTCGGCAGGGTGTCGGGGTCGGGGCCGCCGAGGGTGCCGGAGAGCGTGCCGGGCACGTTGTTGCGGATGAGCACGGCGGCGGCGCCCGCGGCCCTGGCGTTCGCCTCCTTGGCGGCGAAGGTGCAGCCGCCGCGCTCGACGAGCGCGATCCGGCCGGGCGCGTCCGGGCCGAACCGGGCCGCCTCGCAGCCGTCGCCCGCGTCGGCGAGGCGGGCGGTCAGGCCGCCGTCCTGGGTGTTCCCGGTGTGGGAGAACGCGCGCACCGGCACGTCCCGCGGCTCGCCGTCGAGGCGGGTCAGCCGCTCCGTGACCGGCTCGCGGTAGGGGAACGTGAAGCGCTGGTACGTGACGCGGTAGCCGGCCCGGGCGAGCAGCGTTCCGGCGTAGCGGGCCGACCGCTCGTGGCCGGGGGTGCCGGCCGCGCGGTTGCCGTCGTTCGCGTCGGCGATGCGTTGGAACGCCTCAAGGTGCCGCCACGCGCCCGCGGCTCCGGTGCGTTCCACGAGCGCGCGGGCCAGGGCGCCCGACCGGTCGTGCGCCGTTTCGGGCTCCGGCGTGCGCTCAGGGGCGGCGAGCGCCGCCGGGGTGAGCACCGCTGTGACCAGCAGCGCGAGCAGGGCGAGGGGGACGAGCGGGGCGGCTCTGCCAGTGCGAAACGTCACAAAACGGGACTTTATCCCCCGCGAACTTCAGATGGGAGGATTGTCGGAGTGAAGGCGGGTGTGGCCGCCTTCCGCCGTCCGGGATCATCGTGACCGGACGCGTGTTCCATTCGGAAGTTCGATGATGCGAAGGCTGGCGTTGTGGGCGGAGTGATCACCGGCTTCGCCAGCATCGCCACCGTCATCGCCGTCGGGTACCTCATCGGCCGGCGCGGCTCGCTCGGCGAGAACGGGCGCGAGGTGCTGACCCGGCTCGGCTTCCACGTCGCGAGCCCCGCGCTGCTGTTCGTCACGCTCGCCGGGGCCGACCTCTCGTTGATCTTCTCGCCCTCCCTGCTGGTGACGGCCCTCACCACCCTCGCGATCGCGGGCGTGTTCATCGCGGTGGGCGCGGTGCGGCGCTGGGGCGTGGGCCGCACCACCGTCGGCGCGCTGTGCGCCTCGTACGTCAACGCGGGCAACCTCGGCATCCCGATCGCCGTCTATGTGCTCGGCGACGCCTCGCTCGTCGCGCCCGTCCTGCTCTTCCAGCAGCTGCTGCTGACGCCGGTCGCGCTCACCGTCCTCGACCTGACCGCCGAGGGCGGCAGTCGGCGCACGCCGTGGCAGCGGGTCACGACCCCGTTCCGCAACCCCCTCGTCATCGGCTCGCTCGGCGGCGTCGCGGTCTCCGCGTCCGGCTTGACCCCGCCGGACGCGCTCCTCGAACCGGTCGTGCTCATCGGCAACATGGCGGTGCCCGCCGTCCTGCTCGCGTTCGGCATCTCGCTGCACGGCAGCACCCCGCCGGGGCGCGGCGCCGAGCGCGGCCCCGTGCTGCTCGCGGTGGCCCTCAAGTCCGTCGTCCAGCCGCTGCTCGCGTGGGCGGTCGCGGCGCTGCTGTTCCGCCTGGATACGGCGGAGCAGCTGAACGTGGTGGTGATCGCCGCGCTGCCCGCGGCGCAGAACATCTTCACGTACGCGTCGCGCTACGACGTGGCCGTCCGCCTGGCGCGCGAGGCGATCCTGCTCTCCACGCTGCTGGCCGTGCCCGTGCTCACCCTCGTCGCGGCGCTGCTCGGCTGAGGCCCCGGCCCGCCGGGCGGCGCCCGGCGGCCTCAGGCCGGCAGCGCGTGGCGCGCGAGCAGCGCGGCCACCACGATGCCGAGCGCGGCGGCCGGGTAGAGGCTCGCCCGGTTGAACAGCGCCATCGCGTGCTCGGGGCCCGGCGCGCGCAGCAGCCGCAGCCCGGGCGCGATGAGCGCCCAGCCGCTGAGCGCGAGCATCGCGCACGTCGCCGCGGGACCGAGCAGCCCGTGCGCGGGCCACACCCCGAGCAACATCCCCGCCCCCGCGACGGCGGCCACCGCGAGGGAGCCGAACGTCAGCGCCGCGCTCACGCGCGGTCCGTGCCGCAGGGGAACGGTGCGCACACCCAGGTGCACGTCCTCCTCGACATCGGCCCAGTCGTTCACGATGTTGCGCCCGCCGATCTCCCACGCCGCCAGCCACACGCAGAACAGCCACAGCACCGGCCGGTCCACCGCGGGCGTCATCGCGAACCAGCCGAGGCAGCCGCCGCACGCCACCAGCACGCCGGTCAGCAGGAACTTCCACTCCGTCACCCGGGCCAGCACGCAGTAGAGCGCTTCGAGCAGGGCCGCGACGACGAGCAGCACGGCGCACACCCAGTGCAGCAGGGCCCAGAGCACCAGGGACACCGAGCCGAGCAGGGCCACCCAGGCCACGCCGGCGGCCAGGCTCAGGCGCCCCTGGGCCAACGGGTGCCGCCCGCCCGCGCCGTCGATGTCGAAACCCTCGTACGCCCGCAGGCAGGCGAACCGTTCGCGGTCGAGCCTGGCGTCGATCAGGTCGTTCGCGGCGAACACCGCGAAGTACCCGGCCACGCACGCGACCAGGCACAGCGCGAGCCGGCCCGGCGGCGGGTCCGGGTCGGCGAGCAGCGCGCCGAGCAGCGGCTGCGCCACGCTCAGCGTCGCCTGCGTGCCGCGCGAGAACCCCCACAGGGCGCGGGCCAGCTGCCATGCGCCCTCCGGGGCGCCGTCCCGCGCCGGGCGGTCGGCGCCGTCCCGCGCGCGGGTGGGCGCCGGGCGGTCAGTCGAGAGCGCCACCGGCGTTCCCCTCGTCCTCGCGGCCGGACTCGCGGCCCGACTCGCGGCCGGAACCGACGTAGGCGTGGGCGAACGCGGCGGCGTGCGGGCCGCCCTCGGCCAGCCGCTCCAGCGCGGCCAGCCGCAGCCGCAGGCCGAAACCGGGATCGGCCGCCTCGTCCGCCGACAGGTGCAGCAGCCGCAGCAGCCGGTCGGAGAACTCCTGAACGCGCCACACGTCCGGCAGCCGCCGCGCGCCGTAGCCGTCGAGCACCGCGGGTCCGTCGAGCACCGCGGGTCCGTCGAGCGCCGCGCGTCCGCCGTGCGCCGCGAGCCCGTCGCCGCGCCCGCCGTGGTGGCGGGCCAGGGCGTCCGCCAGTTCGACGGCGTCCGCGATCGCCAGGTTCATGCCCTTGGCGCCCGAGGGCGTCACCACGTGCGCCGCGTCCCCGGCGAGCAGCAGCGGCCCGAACCGCATCGGCTCGGTGACCTGGCTGTGCATCGTCAGCACGCGCGTCTCCGTGAAGCCCGCGATGCGCGGCAGCTCGACGGGCGCGAGCCGGGCGCGCAACTCGGCGTGCACGCGGCGCGCGGGCCAGGCCGCCGCCTTGTCGCCCGGCGGGCACTGGAGGTAGAAGCGGCTCGTGTGCGCGGTGCGCGGCGCCATCGCGGCGAAGCCCTCGGCCGACACGCCGTACACGACCCCATCGGCCGGCCGGTCGACCTCCGCGAGCACGGTCAGCCAGTCGTACGGGTAGCGCCTTCTGGCCACCCGTGCGCCGGGCGGCAGCGCCCCGCGCGTGGCGCCGCGGAAGCCGTCGCAGCCGACGACGTGCTCGCAGCGGATCTCCACAGGGCCGCGTTCCCCGGCGCACACGAGCCGGGGCGGACCCGCCCCCGTGCCGGGCGGTGAGGTCACCGCGGTGCCGAACAGCGGGGCGCGCCCGGCCCGTTCGAGCGCGGCGACGAGGTCGCGCACCAGAAGCTGCTGCGGGTACACGACGTGCGCGCACCCGCCGGTGAGCGCTTCGTAGTCGACGCGGACCGTTCGCCCCAGGCACACGAAGTCGCACCAGCCGTGCCGCTGGCCGCCGGCGAGCAGGCCGTCGGCGAGGCCGTGGCGGCGCAGCGCCCGCACGGTCCTGTGTTCGATCAGCCCGGCGCGGGAGCGGGACTCCACGTGCGCGCGCGAGCGCCGTTCCACGACGACGCAGTCGACGCCGGAACGGGTCAGCAGGTTGGCGAGGACGAGTCCCGCGGGGCCCGCGCCGACGATGGCCACCTGGGTGCGCAGTCGCCGCACGACGGGGCCGCTCACGTGGCCGGCACGGCGGCCGGGTTGAACAGTTCGTCGATCAGGGCGAACGGCTCCTCGCCGTGCCAGACGACGTACGTCTTGTAGCACGCGGTGAGGTCGCGCCCGCCCTCGCCCTGCCAGGGCCTGCGGCCCACGCAGAGCAGCGTGCGGCGGTGCCCGGTCCCCGCCGCGTGCAGCGCGGGCCCGAGCGGGATGGACGTGCTGGTCAGGCAGGGTTCGATGCCGGGAGCCAGGCCGATGCGCGCGACCACGTGGTTGACCGAGAGGGCGAGGCCGTCGCGCCGCGTGGTGGCCGAGTACCGCACCAGGACCTCCGCGTCCCGGTCCGTCCGCAGCAGCGCGGACACGCCGTCCCCGGCGTCCTCGGCGCGGGCTCGTAACTGCGCGAGACAGTGCAGGCGCAACGATTCGCCTGCCAGGGCTTCGAGCAGCGTGGTGGTCAGTCCCTCGCTGCTGAGCAGCATGCGGGTCGCGGGCGAGGCGAAGCCGCGCACGCGCCGGCGCGGATCGGCGTCCCCGCCGAGCGCGGAGCCGAAGATGGCGTCGAGGGGCACGTCGAGCGGCACGTCGAGGGGGAACGCGAGCGGCAGCGGCTCGCGCGGCGGCGCGGCCCGCGGGAGCGGATCCCGTGGGACCTGGGTGGAAGGGGCAAGAACCGACATGTGATCTCTCCTCACCGGCGGGCGTCCTTGAGTGCCAACGCGCGGCGGCGTGGTCAGGTCACGGCCCGGTCACCGCCGCCGGAGCGCCGGCGGGCACAATCCACCCCATGGCCTCCGCACCCAAGCCGCCGCGCGGGCCGGGCGCGCCGTCCGGCGCCCCCGGCCCGCCCCGGACGTTCGACGCGCTCGCCGACCTGCTCCGCGAGCGCCGCGCCGCGCTCACCCGCGCGCAACGGCTGCTCGCCGACCGGGTGCTGGCCGACCCGGAGGGGGTCGCCTTCATGACCGTGTCCGAGCTGGCGGCGGCCGTCGGGGTGAACGAGGCCACGGTGGTGCGTTTCGCCTCGGGTCTCGGCCTCGACGGCTTCCCCGGCCTGAGCCGGCTGTGCCGCGAGCGGCTGCGGGAACAGGCCCAGCTGCTGCGCCGGTTCCGCGCCCTCGAACAGCTCGGCGGCGAGGGCGCGTCGAGCCTGCTCGACGGCGCCGCCGCCCTCGACCGCGCCAACATCGCGCGCACGTTCGCCCGGGTCGACGAGGCGACGTTCGGGGCGGCGGCCGAGGCGATGGCGCGTGCGCCGCGCGTGCACGTGCTCGGCCTGCGCAAGTGCCACGCGCCCGCGTACCTGCTCGGCTACCTGCTGGGGATGGTGCGCGACGACGTCGCGACGCTCACCGGCGCGTCGGGCGCGCTCACCGACGAGCTGCGGCGGGTCAGGGAGGGCGACTGCTTCGTGGCGCTCTCCATCCACCGCTACGCCGCGGACACCGTGCGGGCGGCGGCCTGGGCGCGCGAACGCGGCGCGCGCTGCGTCGCGCTCACGGACAACCCGGCGTCGCCGCTCGCGGCCTCGACCGAGCACGTGTTCTACGTGGAGGCGGCGGGGCCCTCGGTGCTGCGGTCGCTGACGGCGTTCACGTCCCTGGTCCAGGCGCTGGCGGCCGAGGTCGCGCGGATGCGCGGCGCCGATGTGCGGTCGGCGCTGCGCGCCGAGGAGGAGCTGTTTGAGCGGTTCGGCGTGTACGACGCCGAGCCGCCGTCCCCGCGCTGAGGGCGGGCTCCGGCGGAACGCCCGTTGCGATGGGCGTGTCGGTCGTGATTCTCCTGTCGGTCGTACCGGTCACGGACGGGCCGGGGGCGCGGTGAGCGCGGCGAGCGCCGTGCGCAGCCGGTCGAGCGCGTCGGCGATCCAGGGCAGGCCGAGCGGGTCGTCGGCGCGCAGCGCCCGCCACCGTTCCGCCTCGGTCTCGCCGTAGAGCAGGCTCGTGGCGACGCGGAACCGCAGGGCGCCGGGCTCGTCGCCGAACGCCTCGCCCGGCAGCACGCCCACCCCGTGCTCGTCGAGCAGCGCGGCGGCGAGCGCCGCCGAGCCGTCGACGCCGCGGGCGGCGAGGCCGGCCCGCAGCGGCGCGAGGTCCGGGTACAGGTAGAAGCCGGCCTCCGGCGGGCGGCACAGGGCGCCCGCTTCGGTGAACGCGGCGTGCGCCGCCCGGACGACGGCCGCGTGCAGGCGGCGGGCCGCGGCGACGTGCGCGAGGACGGCGGGCGGGTCGTCGAAAACGTACGCGGCGGCGGCCTGCGTCGGCGCGGCGGCGCTCGACCAGATCTCGCTCGCCACGCCCGTCAGCCCGGCCAGCAGCTCCTCGCCCCAGGGCCCGGCGGGAACGCGCGCGAACCCGATCCGCCAGCCGCCGAGCGCCAGCGACTTGCTCAGGCCGCCGGTCACCACGGTCCTCGCGGGCAGCCACGCGGCCGGGCTCACGGGCGGCGGCGTGCCGTCGTGGACCAGCTCGCCGTAGATCTCGTCGGCGATCACGGCGAGCCCGTGCCGTTCGGCCAGCTCGCACACGGCCCGCACGTGCTCGGCGCGGGCGACGGTGCCGGTCGGGTTGTCGGGAACGGTCAGCACCAGCACGCCGGGGCGCTCCTCGCGCAGCACGCGCGCCAGCCGCTCGGGTTCTGGCACGCCGCCGGCCTCGGGCGGCACGGGAACGCCGATGACGCGCTTGCCGGCCAGCGCGCTCTGCGCGGCGTAGCTCACCCAGGCGGGCGACGGCAGGACGACGTCGCCGGGGAGGGTGGCGAGCAGCGCGTACAGCAGCGGCTTGCTGCCCGGCCCGAGCACCACCTGACCGGCCGAGGTCGGCAGGCCGCGCCGCGTGAACCACCCGGCGGCGGCGCGCCGCGCCTCGGGCGAGCCGGCCACCGGGCCGTACCCGTTCCGCCCGGCCGCGTCCCGCAGGGCGGCGGCCACCTCATCGGGGACGGGCAGGCCCGCCTCGCCGAAGCCGAGGTGCAGGACGCGCTGCCCGGCGGCCTTCCTCGCGCGCAGCGTCTCGTCGATGGCCAGGGTCGCGGAGTGTCTCACCATGCGGCAATGTCTACTGCATGGTCGGGGCTCTGTGCAATATTCCTTGCATGCGAGCCGGGCCGCGCGGCGTCCCCCGCGGTTGCGGGCCCGGCCGGCCGCGCCAAACATGGCGGCAGGGGGACCGGCCGGGCAACGGACCACGGGAGGACCGCATGACCCTGCGCTGCCTGGTGACCGGCGCCACGGGCTATCTCGGCGGCCGGCTCGTGCCCGAGCTGCTCGCGGCCGGGCACACCGTCCGCTGCCTGGCCCGCACGCCCGCGCGGCTGAACGACCGCCCGTGGGCCGACCGGGTCGAGGCCGTGCGCGGCGACGTCACCGACCCGGCCTCGGTGCGTTCCGCGCTCGAAGGCATCGAGGTCGCCTACTACCTGGTGCACGCGCTCGGGGGGCGCGGCGCGTTCGAGGAGATCGACCGCGAGGCGGCGCACGTGTTCGCCGCCGCGGCGCGCGACGCGGGCGTCCGCCGCCTGGTCTACGCCGGGGCGCTCACGCCCGAGGGCGTTCCGGAGCGGGAGCTGTCGCCGCACCTGAGGTCCCGCGCCGAGGTCGGGCACATCCTGCTGGACTCGGGCGTGCCGACGGCGGTGCTCCGCGCCGCCGTCGTCATCGGCTCGGGCTCCGCGTCGTTCGAGATGCTGCGCCAGCTCGGGGAACGCCTTCCCGTCATGGTCACCCCGCGCTGGGTCCGCACCCGCGTGCAGCCGGTCGCCGTCCGCGACATGCTGCGGGTCCTGGCCGGCAGCGCCGAGCTGCCCGCCGACGTCAACCGCGCGTTCGACGTCGGCGGCCCCGACGTGGTGACGTACGAGACGATGCTGCGCCGCTACGCGGTCAGGGCCGGGCTGCGCAGGCGGCTGATCGTTCCGGTGCCGGTGCTCACGCCCGGTCTTTCCAGCCTGTGGGTCGGTCTCGTCACCCCGCTGCCCGGCCGGCTGGCCCGTCCGCTGGTGGAGTCGCTGCGCCACGAAGTGGTGTGCCGCGAACGGGACATCGAACGGTACGTTCCCCCGCCGCCCGGCGCACCGCTCGGCCTGGACGCCGCACTCGACGCGGCCCTCGACACCACCTCGGGCCCCACCCCCGACCTCTCCCGCGACCGGGCCAGGGCGCGGGCGCGGGAGAGGCCGGGGGAGAGGCCGGGGAGCAGGGAACGCGAGCGGGAGCGGGAGGTGGAGTCCGTTCCCGGCGGGTCCCGGGACCGCGCCCCGGCCGACGCGGCGGCGGGGCCGTTGCCGAGCGACCCGGCGTGGGCGGGCGGCAGCCTGTACACCGACCGGCGCGAGCGCGCCGTCGACACCTCGCCCGAGGCGCTGTGGCGCGTCGTCGAGGGGATCGGCGGCGAGAACGGCTGGTACTCCTCGCCGGTGGCCTGGGCCGTGCGCGGCTGGCTCGACAGCCTCGTGGGCGGCGGCGGCCTGCGACGCGGCAGGCGCGACGCGGCGCGCCTGCGGGTCGGGGACGCGCTCGACTTCTGGCGCGTGGAGGCGCTCGAACCCGAACGCCTGCTGCGGCTGCGCGGCGAGATGCGCGTGCCGGGCACCGCGTGGCTTGAGCTGTGTGTCGACCGGGACGACGAGGGCCGCACGGTGTACCGTCAGCGGGCCCTGTTCCACCCGCGCGGCCTGGCGGGGCACGCCTACTGGTGGGCGGTGGCCCCGTTCCACGCCTGGGTCTTCGGGGGCATGGTCCGCACCATCACGAGCACCGCGCAGGCGGAGGGGTGAGTCCGCGATGAGCCGGGACCGCGAACGTGCGCAGCACGAGGGCGCCAAGGGCGGCAGGGGCGGCAGTGGTGCGAAACACGACGGCGTGAACGGCGCGAACGGCGCGCGGGCCGTGTCCGTCGCGCTGTTCACCGCCGACCTGCGCCTGCGCGACAACCCGGTGCTGCACGGCGCGCTGCGGGACGCCCCCGAGGTGGTGCCGCTGTTCGTCGTCGACGACGGGGTGCGCGCGGCCGGGTTCCGCGTGCCCAACCGGGCGGCGTTCCTCGCCGACTGCCTGGCCGACCTCGACGCCGCGCTGCGCGAGCGCGGCGGGCGGCTCGTCGTCGCGCGCGGCGACGTCGTCGCCGAGACGTGCCGCGTCGCGGCTGCCGTCGGCGCGGCGACGGTGCACCTCGCCGCCGACGTCAGCGGCTACGCGGCGCGCCGCGAGGAGCGGCTGCGTGCCGCGCTCGCCGCCGACGGGCGGCGGCTGACCGTGCACGACGCGACGGTCACGGCCGTGCCGCCCGGCGTGATCGCGCCGCAGGGCAAGGACCACTTCGCGGTGTTCTCGCCGTACTTCAGGCGCTGGGACGCCATGTCGCTGCGCGACGTGCTGCGCGCGCCGCGCACGGTGCGCGTGCCCGAGGTGCGGTCCGCGCGCCTGCCCGCGGCCTCGGACCTGGCGTCGGGCACGCCGTCACCGGGCCTGCCCGAGGGCGGCGAGTCCGCGGCGCGGCGGCGGCTGCGCGCGTGGGAGCGCGGACCGCTGGACGCGTACGCTGACCGGCACGACGACCTGGCGGGGGACGGCACCTCGCGCCTCTCGCCCTACCTGCACTTCGGCTGCGTCTCCGCGAACGAACTCGTGCACCGCTCCCGGCGGCACGGCGGCGCGGGCGCGGACGCGTTCGTCCGGCAACTGGCCTGGCGCGACTTCCACCACCAGGTGCTCGCCGCCCGCCCGGACGCCGCGCACCGCGACTACCGCGACCGGCGGAGCGAGCCGTGGCGGAACGCCGACGCCCTCGCGGACGCCGTCACGGCGTGGCGCGAGGGCAGGACCGGTTTCCCCATCGTGGACGCGGCGATGCGGCAACTCGCGCACGAGGGCTGGATGCACAACCGCGGCCGGCTGCTCGTGGCGAGCTTCCTGACCAAGACGCTGAACGTGCACTGGCGGGTGGGGGCGCGGCACTTCCTCGACCTGCTCGTGGACGGCGACCTGGCGAACAACCAGCTCAACTGGCAGTGGGTGGCGGGCACAGGCAACGACACGCGCCCCAACCGGGTGCTGAACCCGTTGAGCCAGGCCCGCCGTTTCGACCCGCGCGGGGACTACGTGCGCCGGTGGGTGCCGGAGCTGGCCGGGGTCGAGGGCCGGGCCGTGCACCGCCCGTGGCGGCTGGACGCGGACCTCGACTACCCGGACCCGATCGTCGAGCCCTGGTGAGGACGCGGCTCGGGCGAGGCCGCGACCCCGGTGGGCCCGGGCGGCGCCGTCGCGCTGCTCCCCCCGGGTGGTGTCCTGGCCCGGCGGGCCTCGCGGGGGGCGTGGCGGGGCATGTCTGCGGTTCCCGCTTTCCCCACGCACCGCCGGAGGTACCCATGGCGACGGGTTCGATCATCTTCAGGTCGGCCGACGGCCGAACGCAGGTCATCGACGAGCCGGAGAACGGCGGCCGGTTCCCGCTCGGGGAGGCCGGGCTGCTGGAGAACAACACGGACCGCGAACTGCGGCTCATCCCGCCGGCCGGGCAGGGGGACCCCGCCGTGCTCCAGCCCGGCGGCAGCGCGCAGATCGAGGCGGGCTCGGCCGTCCACGTGGTCTGAGGCCCGGCCGCCGAACGCCTGCCGCCCGCCGCCGAACGCCCGCCGGCTACGCCCCGGGCGCGCCCGAGGCCGCGAGCACGTCGTGCCCGACGTCCTCCCGGTCGGCCGCGTCGAGCACCGCGTCGAGCAGCCCGGGGAACCGGGCGTCGAGGTCGGCGCGGCGCAGTTCGACGAAGCACCGCGTGCCCTCCTGCCTGGTCCGCGTGATGCCCGCGTCGCGCAGCACCCGCAGGTGGTGGCTGAGCGTGGACTTGGCGACGGGCGCGCGCAGGTCGCCCCAGGCCCGTTCCGCGCCGTCGGACAGCAGGCGGACGAGCCCGATCCTGACCGGGTCGCTCAGCGCGGACATCGCCGCGATCAGCGTCATCTCGCCGGTGCTCGGGTGCCGCACATCTCGCATGGACACGATGATACGTTCGTTCTATGTTCGTCGAACATCGAACGAAGGGTGACGCCTTGTCCCAGCACTCCCCGGCCCCCGGCCGGTTCCACCAGCGCGTCACGATCGTCACGGGCGCGGGGTCCGGCATCGGCCGGGCCGCCGCCCTCGCCCTCGCGGCCGAGGGGGCCCACGTGCTCGGCGTCGGCCGCCGGCCGGGACCGCTGGAGGAGACCGCCCGCGCCCACCCGGGCATCGTCGCCTTCCCGGCGGACATCCGCGCCCCCGGCGCCGCTGAGGCGGTCGTCGGCGCGGCGGTGGACCGCTGGGGCCGGATCGACGTCCTGGTCAACAACGCGGGCGGCATGGACGCCATGACCCTGCCCGAGGTGACGGCCGAGCGGGTGGCGCGGATGTTCGACCTGAACGTGATCGCCCCCAGCCTCCTCGCCCGCGCCGCCCTGCCGCACCTGCGGGAGACGCGCGGCTCGATACTCAACGTCTCCAGCATCTACGGTCACCGGCCGGGTGCCGGGGTGTCCCACTACGCGGCCTCCAAGAGCGCGCTCGAACAGCTCACGCGCTCCTGGGCGCTCGAACTGGCCGGAGAGGGCGTCCGCGTCAACGCCCTGGCGCCGGGGCCGACCGAGAGCGAGGCGCTGCACGCCGCCGGGCTGCCCGAGGAGGTCATCGCGGCGGTCAAGGCCGAGGAGGCCGCCCGCATCCCGCTCGGCCGGCGCGGCGAGCCGGAGGAGGTCGCCGCGTGGCTGCTCCACCTCGCCGATCCGGCCGCCACGTGGTTCACCGGCCAGGTCCTCGCCGTCGACGGCGGGCTCAACCTGACCTGACGAACGCCCGACCCGGCCTGAAGAAACGCCCGACCCGGCGCACGCCGGGTCAGGGCAGCACGATGCGCTCGACGGCGGCCTGCACCAGGCGTTCGCGCTCGTCCTCGGAGTACAGGTCCGGCAGCGTGAGCTGTTCGAGGATGAGCCAGTTCAGCGTCAGCATCAGGAGCCGGACGGCGGTCGCGTCCCCCGGCAGCCCGGATGCCTCGTGGTACGCGACGTTGGCGTCGGCGTCCGCGCGGACGCGCGC
Above is a genomic segment from Streptomyces marincola containing:
- a CDS encoding SDR family NAD(P)-dependent oxidoreductase, coding for MSQHSPAPGRFHQRVTIVTGAGSGIGRAAALALAAEGAHVLGVGRRPGPLEETARAHPGIVAFPADIRAPGAAEAVVGAAVDRWGRIDVLVNNAGGMDAMTLPEVTAERVARMFDLNVIAPSLLARAALPHLRETRGSILNVSSIYGHRPGAGVSHYAASKSALEQLTRSWALELAGEGVRVNALAPGPTESEALHAAGLPEEVIAAVKAEEAARIPLGRRGEPEEVAAWLLHLADPAATWFTGQVLAVDGGLNLT
- a CDS encoding cryptochrome/photolyase family protein, encoding MSRDRERAQHEGAKGGRGGSGAKHDGVNGANGARAVSVALFTADLRLRDNPVLHGALRDAPEVVPLFVVDDGVRAAGFRVPNRAAFLADCLADLDAALRERGGRLVVARGDVVAETCRVAAAVGAATVHLAADVSGYAARREERLRAALAADGRRLTVHDATVTAVPPGVIAPQGKDHFAVFSPYFRRWDAMSLRDVLRAPRTVRVPEVRSARLPAASDLASGTPSPGLPEGGESAARRRLRAWERGPLDAYADRHDDLAGDGTSRLSPYLHFGCVSANELVHRSRRHGGAGADAFVRQLAWRDFHHQVLAARPDAAHRDYRDRRSEPWRNADALADAVTAWREGRTGFPIVDAAMRQLAHEGWMHNRGRLLVASFLTKTLNVHWRVGARHFLDLLVDGDLANNQLNWQWVAGTGNDTRPNRVLNPLSQARRFDPRGDYVRRWVPELAGVEGRAVHRPWRLDADLDYPDPIVEPW
- a CDS encoding ArsR/SmtB family transcription factor, which translates into the protein MRDVRHPSTGEMTLIAAMSALSDPVRIGLVRLLSDGAERAWGDLRAPVAKSTLSHHLRVLRDAGITRTRQEGTRCFVELRRADLDARFPGLLDAVLDAADREDVGHDVLAASGAPGA